Proteins from one Candidatus Zixiibacteriota bacterium genomic window:
- a CDS encoding antibiotic biosynthesis monooxygenase, with amino-acid sequence MIVVSNRIPVAPGHEGEFEERFRGRAGLVERMPGFVRLEILRPVKSDFYVVMTHWEDEASFRAWTESPEFREAHRNRPPAEILAGPSVFEMHEVIQRAERR; translated from the coding sequence GTGATAGTCGTATCCAACAGGATTCCGGTGGCGCCCGGGCACGAAGGTGAATTTGAAGAGCGCTTCCGCGGCCGGGCCGGACTGGTGGAGCGCATGCCCGGCTTCGTGCGGCTCGAGATCCTCAGGCCGGTGAAGAGCGACTTCTACGTGGTGATGACGCACTGGGAGGACGAGGCGTCGTTTCGGGCCTGGACCGAGAGCCCCGAGTTTCGAGAAGCGCACCGCAACCGCCCGCCTGCGGAGATCCTCGCCGGACCGAGCGTGTTCGAGATGCACGAGGTGATTCAGCGGGCGGAAAGGCGCTGA
- a CDS encoding LLM class flavin-dependent oxidoreductase — protein MTIHFGVFDHLDRSDSPLADFYRDRLALVEAYERAGFYAYHVAEHHSTPLGMAPSPSVFLAAVAQRTRRLRFGPLVYALPLYHPLRLIEEICMLDQMSGGRLEIGFGRGSSPIEIQIYGQDPLKAQRIYAEGLDLILRGLTAKTLDFRGEFFAFENVPMELEPLQKPHPPIWYGVHSPESAARAAQRGLNIVSLDPADRTRAFVERYREVWREFWGAERPEPKIGIGRFIVLAETRAEAEQIARRAYPRWHRSFNHLFRLRGGAPVHQRPADYDGLVKSGQGVAGDPETVVAFLQSELELARANYVVGQFAFGDLTLGECLRSVELFARRVMPCLRDSG, from the coding sequence ATGACCATCCATTTCGGCGTCTTCGATCACCTCGACCGGAGCGATTCGCCGCTCGCCGATTTCTACCGCGACCGGCTGGCGCTCGTCGAGGCCTACGAGCGCGCGGGGTTCTATGCCTATCATGTGGCCGAGCACCACTCGACGCCGCTCGGAATGGCGCCTTCCCCCAGCGTGTTTCTCGCTGCGGTGGCGCAGCGCACGCGCCGGCTCAGATTCGGCCCGCTGGTTTATGCGCTGCCGCTCTACCATCCGCTCCGCCTGATCGAGGAGATCTGCATGCTCGACCAGATGAGCGGCGGGCGTCTCGAGATCGGCTTCGGCCGGGGGTCTTCCCCGATCGAGATCCAGATTTACGGGCAGGACCCCCTCAAGGCGCAGCGCATCTACGCGGAAGGGCTCGATCTGATCCTGCGAGGGCTCACGGCAAAGACTCTCGATTTTCGCGGCGAGTTCTTCGCGTTCGAAAACGTGCCGATGGAGCTCGAGCCGCTGCAGAAGCCGCACCCGCCGATCTGGTACGGCGTGCATTCGCCGGAGAGCGCGGCGCGCGCCGCGCAGAGAGGGCTGAACATCGTGAGCCTGGATCCGGCCGACCGCACGCGCGCGTTCGTGGAGCGTTACCGCGAGGTCTGGCGCGAATTCTGGGGCGCGGAGCGCCCGGAGCCGAAGATCGGTATCGGCCGCTTCATCGTGCTCGCGGAAACGCGCGCCGAGGCCGAGCAAATCGCCCGCCGCGCCTACCCGCGATGGCACCGAAGCTTCAATCATCTGTTCCGGCTGCGCGGCGGCGCGCCCGTGCATCAGCGGCCGGCGGACTACGACGGGCTCGTGAAAAGCGGGCAGGGCGTCGCCGGCGACCCGGAGACCGTCGTGGCCTTTCTTCAGTCGGAGCTGGAGCTGGCCCGCGCCAATTACGTGGTCGGACAGTTCGCGTTCGGCGATCTCACGCTCGGCGAGTGCCTGCGGTCGGTCGAGCTTTTCGCGCGCCGGGTAATGCCGTGTCTGCGCGATTCCGGCTGA
- a CDS encoding dienelactone hydrolase family protein: MGQMITFKRPDGRDCNGYLATPAGGEKNAAIVVIQEWWGLNDQIKGVAERFAALGYRALVPDLYKGKVTLDAAEASHLMNSLNFVEAATQDIRGAAQYLKQAGKKVGVVGFCMGGALTVLTAALVQEADAASSWYGFPPEQAADVRKISIPLQLHFAEKDAAFAPDQARALEARLREGKVNFESYWYNAEHAFGNETGPKYDAACAKLAWDRTLAFFARHIG; this comes from the coding sequence ATGGGACAAATGATTACGTTCAAGAGACCGGACGGCCGGGACTGCAACGGCTATCTGGCGACTCCCGCCGGCGGCGAGAAAAACGCCGCCATCGTGGTCATCCAGGAGTGGTGGGGGCTCAACGATCAGATCAAAGGGGTGGCGGAGCGATTCGCGGCCCTCGGGTACCGCGCACTCGTTCCCGACCTGTACAAAGGCAAGGTCACCCTCGATGCGGCGGAAGCGAGCCATCTCATGAACAGTCTCAACTTCGTCGAGGCCGCGACCCAGGACATTCGCGGGGCGGCCCAGTATCTCAAGCAGGCCGGCAAGAAGGTCGGCGTCGTCGGCTTCTGCATGGGCGGCGCGCTGACGGTTCTGACGGCGGCCCTGGTCCAGGAAGCCGATGCCGCCTCGTCGTGGTACGGTTTCCCGCCGGAGCAGGCGGCTGACGTCAGGAAGATCTCGATCCCGCTCCAGCTTCACTTCGCCGAAAAGGACGCCGCTTTCGCGCCGGATCAGGCGCGCGCGCTGGAGGCGCGTCTCAGAGAGGGCAAGGTCAACTTCGAATCGTACTGGTACAACGCCGAGCACGCTTTCGGGAACGAAACCGGCCCGAAATACGATGCGGCTTGCGCCAAGCTGGCGTGGGACCGCACCCTGGCGTTCTTCGCCAGGCACATCGGGTAG